In uncultured Fibrobacter sp., the genomic stretch GCCTGCAAGGCCGGCATCACCCACTTTGAAGCTGGTGGTGGCGCCCGTTTCCAGGCCCTGTACCAGAACTGCGGCGAAGACGCCTTCGACATGATGGACGAATTCCGTCGCGTTGTAGGCCCGAACATCCGCCTGCAGACCCTCGCCCGCGGTATTAACGTGGTGGCCCTCGCTCCGCAGCCGCGCGACATGATCAAGCTCCATGCCGACATGTTCAAGAAGCACGGCATGACTCGTATCCGTAACTTCGACGCCCTCAACGACGTGAACAACCTGATCTACTCCGGCAAGTGCATCACCGATGCCGGTCTGGAACACGAAGTCGTGGTGACCATGATGGAACTGCCTCCGGGATGCGACCTCAACGCCGCCCACAACCCGGAATTCTACGAACGCATCCTCCGCAACATTTTGGACGCCGGTGTTCCGTTCGCCTCTGTGTGCTTCAAGGACGCTTCCGGCACCACGAACCCGAACAAGGTGTACGAAACCTTCAAGCGCGCCCGCAAGCTCCTCGGCGACGATGTGGAACTCCGCATCCACAGCCATGACACCTGCGGTACCGGTGTGGCCCAGTACAAGGCCGCTATCGAAGGTGGCGCCGATGGCGTCGACCTCGGCCGCAAGCCGCTTTCCGGCGGTACGGCTCAGCCCGACCTGTTCTCCATGTTCCACGCCCTCAAGGGTACGGAATACAAGCTCGCCCTCGGTGAAGACAGCATCGTCGACGATCACATTCCGGAACTCATGGAAGCCAACAACGTCGCTGTTGAATGCCTCAAGGACTACAACTTCCCGCCTGAAGCACGTCAGATTACGACCGACGTGATCTTCAGCCCCATGCCGGGTGGCGCTCTTACCGCCAACACCCTCATGATGCGCGAAACCAAGACCTTCCACCTGTTCCCGAAGGTTATCGAGAACATGAGCGAATGCGTGCGCCGCGGTGGCTTTGCCTCTTCCGTGACGCCGGTTTCCCAGTTCTACTTCCAGCAGGCCTACATGAACACCCTGAACCAGGCCGCGGGCCGCGGTACGTGGTTCAAGATGACGGAAGGCTACGGCAAGATGCTCCTCGGCTACCAGGGCAAGACCCCGTGCGAACCGGATCCGGAGCTCGTGAAGATTGCCGCCGACCAGTTCAATATGAAGCCGTTCAAGGAAGCCTATCCGGGCATCCAGTGCGCCGAAGAAATCCTTCCGCCGGGCATCCCGGCTGCCAAGAAGCTCCTCGAAGAAAATGGCCTGCCGGTTACCGACGAGACCATCTTCATCACGGGCTGCCTCCAGACGAAGGCTGGCAACAAGGGTATCGAGTTCCTCAAGGGCAACCGCCACATTGGCGTGCCGAAGAAGGACCCGAACGCCGCTCCGGCCGTGGACACCAAGAACATGAAGGCCGGTGCCGCAAGCACCTACCGCATTGCCCTTGGCAACCAGAGCTGGGACGTGCAGGTTCAGACGCTCAGCAAGTAAGCGCAAACCAAATCGTTTATGCGAAAAAACTCCGATATTTTATATCGGAGTTTTTTTGTACCCTTGGCGGGTAGAGAAATTCTCGTTGAAGCGATTTTACTTTTCGCCTTTGAGCAATTCTTCGAAGAACACGATTGTCTTTTCGAGCCCCTGGCGCAGCGGGATTGTCGGTTCCCAGCCGAGGGCCGACTTGGCGAGGTCGATATTCGGGCGGCGCATCTTGGGATCGTCACCGGGGAGCGGCTTGTACACAATCTTGCTCTTGGAACCCGTCAGGTCAAGGACTTCTTTCGCGAGTTCGAGCATCGTGAATTCGCCAGGGTTACCGATATTCACCGGGCCGATTATCTTGTCCTGATCCATCATGCGCACGAAACCTTCGATAAGGTCGTCCACGTAGCAGAAACTGCGCGTCTGGCTACCGTCACCATAAATCGTGAGGTCTTCGCCTTTGAGCGCCTGCACAATGAAGTTGCTCACTACGCGGCCGTCGTTCATGAGCATACGCGGGCCGTAGGTATTGAAAATACGCACGATGCGGATATCGACATTATTTTGTCTATGATAATCCATGAAAAGCGTCTCGGCAACGCGCTTGCCTTCGTCGTAGCAGCTGCGGATGCCGATGGGGTTCACGTTTCCCCAGTAGTCTTCGGTTTGCGGGTGTACTGCCGGGTCACCGTAAACTTCGCTTGTACTGGCTTGC encodes the following:
- a CDS encoding UDP-glucuronic acid decarboxylase family protein translates to MRCLVTGGAGFLGSHLCERLLNDGHEVICLDNYFTGRMANVAHLRDNRCFELIRHDVTEPILLEVDRIFNLACPASPIHYQFNPVKTIKTSVMGAINMLGMAKRVKARILQASTSEVYGDPAVHPQTEDYWGNVNPIGIRSCYDEGKRVAETLFMDYHRQNNVDIRIVRIFNTYGPRMLMNDGRVVSNFIVQALKGEDLTIYGDGSQTRSFCYVDDLIEGFVRMMDQDKIIGPVNIGNPGEFTMLELAKEVLDLTGSKSKIVYKPLPGDDPKMRRPNIDLAKSALGWEPTIPLRQGLEKTIVFFEELLKGEK
- a CDS encoding biotin attachment protein, with translation MKKIKFQDTSFRDGFQSIFGARVFAKDFMPAVEAACKAGITHFEAGGGARFQALYQNCGEDAFDMMDEFRRVVGPNIRLQTLARGINVVALAPQPRDMIKLHADMFKKHGMTRIRNFDALNDVNNLIYSGKCITDAGLEHEVVVTMMELPPGCDLNAAHNPEFYERILRNILDAGVPFASVCFKDASGTTNPNKVYETFKRARKLLGDDVELRIHSHDTCGTGVAQYKAAIEGGADGVDLGRKPLSGGTAQPDLFSMFHALKGTEYKLALGEDSIVDDHIPELMEANNVAVECLKDYNFPPEARQITTDVIFSPMPGGALTANTLMMRETKTFHLFPKVIENMSECVRRGGFASSVTPVSQFYFQQAYMNTLNQAAGRGTWFKMTEGYGKMLLGYQGKTPCEPDPELVKIAADQFNMKPFKEAYPGIQCAEEILPPGIPAAKKLLEENGLPVTDETIFITGCLQTKAGNKGIEFLKGNRHIGVPKKDPNAAPAVDTKNMKAGAASTYRIALGNQSWDVQVQTLSK